One Hevea brasiliensis isolate MT/VB/25A 57/8 chromosome 6, ASM3005281v1, whole genome shotgun sequence genomic window, GAAAAAGATATTAAATATAATCTCCATCTACATATGAAAGCACTATTTCATGAAACATTAGAGGaggatttaaaagaaaaatatgcaATTCTCAATATTTACCTTGAGATTCCTAACTTGGTGTGGGCAACCAGCAGGAATAAATACGGCTTCTCCAACTCTTTGCTCAAATGTCCAAGGTTCAATACCTAGAAGTGTAAAACAATTCGAGTGTCACAATAATTTTAGAAAGagagaaatagagagagagaTTCAGCTTTCTTAATATACTAACCAaattcctccttcaacttctttTTATGCTCCGAAGTTAAGTAGAAACACTGGTCATGAATTGGATGGACGACCTGCTTTCTTTTAGGGCACAATAAATACACAATCACCACAACCACCCATTTCTTTTGGGGCACAAGAAATACTTCCATCATCATTGGCATTCCACAGCACAACCgttttcaaatctccatttctagCCTTCTATACATGTGATTTCTTTTGACTGCCTCACTATCTGAAGTTCTAGCTCTTTGGCGCGCTCTTATATTCATAATACACGCTTGctctaaaacttcatcttctgaATCACCCTCCAAGTCTACAACTACAAAACTACTTCTCTTATTCAGCCGCTTCCTTGGAATTCCATTGCCTTTCGAGAATTCAAAAGCAGGAGTCAGTTTCACTTTCTTGGATGAATTTTTTGTTCTTGTTGGGATTGACCACCCATCATCATCATCGTCCTCTTCCCGTTTCCATATCTTGCCATTAACGCTATTCTTAAGGGTTTTGTGAACTTGTCTCTTCGATGCAAGCCAAGAAACATTCGAGATTCTTCTCATCTTCTGCACATTATGATCACCATCACCTCTGTACCGGTCTTGCTTAGAAATAACTGCATCCATCCTCACTGCAAGAAAGAGCCAGAGATAAATACCGAAtcaaaaatagaataaaaaattcATATTGCATGATTGTTCTTCCACCAAGAACTACGATTTATAGGGAAACAGAAGTTCAATAAGCAATTAACAGATTAAACACCAATGAATTACGCATTAAAAACAATAACCATATGGTCGAAGACCATGACCAAAAGAGCTGCGGTTGAATGATAAACTCAGGAGAACTCAGCTAAAACAAACAAAAATCATCCCCATTGAAAAAGAAATAATCAAGACAAACAGAATACATATAAAGCAAAAACCAGAGACTTACAAAgctatcaaatacaaattataatttgaaaaacatacaaattcaaaagaaacagagaAACTCAAAAACGAACCTGTGAACTAATCAGGGAAAAATCAATCTCTATAGAAAATTTAGACTGAAGAAGGGAACGATGATGAATGAAATCGAAGAAGAGTGCCTTGTGCGTGAAGACATACCAATGGCATGGGAATTTCCCTTTATAGACCTGAACCGACCTCAACTCCTTTTGATGATGTTATCCCACTCTCTTTTGGAAACCGTGTGATGCAATCTTTTTCTCTGTTCCTTTGACTTCAAGAATTAAATTGCGGTGAGCATTCGGtttaaatcaaatcgaatcgaatcgaacagaATTGAATCATGAAAAtccaattatatattttagaaatcgaaccgaaatagatgaaaaatcaaatcgaacagctctatttcggttcgatttggttcggttcaaactgatcgattttatttttgattgattttttaatttaaacttattttcaagttatttgatttgattttgaccttggtttgaacctaataaccattaatcaatgaaattaaacaatttatatatataaaattacatataattcataaatttttcataaaaataaatcaattcaaaaatcaataaaattattcagttcggtttggttcggttcgcttttttctctttaaaactgAACAGAAccaaaataaccgaaatttttataatataaaaccaaaCCGAATTATCTTAAAAACTGAACCAAATTATCGAATTAAGGTGGTTTAGTTCGATTTATTCAGTTTGAATCGAATAATGCTCACCCCTAGAATTAAACAGAAATTAACttgtttaaaaattaatatttattataaagcaGCAGGGGAGAGTTCAACATCAAGTTGCATCACTAGACTATGTTAGTTGTTAATACTTAGTTGGTAAGGATAGAAGCTCTCCTTCCTTATTTTAAGGAGAGTTTGACTCTAGTAAAGAGATTCACATTAAATGCA contains:
- the LOC110636369 gene encoding uncharacterized protein LOC110636369 produces the protein MDAVISKQDRYRGDGDHNVQKMRRISNVSWLASKRQVHKTLKNSVNGKIWKREEDDDDDGWSIPTRTKNSSKKVKLTPAFEFSKGNGIPRKRLNKRSSFVVVDLEGDSEDEVLEQACIMNIRARQRARTSDSEAVKRNHMYRRLEMEI